One segment of Bradyrhizobium sp. WD16 DNA contains the following:
- a CDS encoding glutamine--tRNA ligase/YqeY domain fusion protein, whose translation MTDESVSEAGRDFIRDIVAADLASGKCKSVVTRFPPEPNGYLHLGHAKSICLNFGVAEEFGGRCHLRFDDTNPTKEEQEYIDAIQRDVRWLGFDWGEHLHYASDYFEQLYAWAQYLIRAGKAYVDDQSQDEIRAARGTLTEPGQNSLFRDRSIDENLDLFARMRAGEFPNGARVLRAKVDMASGNINLRDPVLYRILHAHHPRTGTAWNIYPSYDFAHGQSDAIEHITHSICTLEFEDHRPLYDWFLDNLPVPSRPRQYEFARLNVTHTLLSKRVLTELVRGGHVSGWDDPRMPTLAGLQRRGVPALALREFVKRIGVAKANSTVDIGMFDFAIRETLNKLAPRRMAVLRPLKVVIENYPEGQTEELDAHNHPDDASQGTRRIRFGRELYIERDDFMENPPKKFFRLSPGREVRLRYGYFITCREAIKNAAGEVVELRCTYDPATKGGNAPDDRKVKATLHWVAAADAVPAEVRIYNHLFATPQPDAANFAAQINPESLETLTGCMVEPALAGDKASDAVQFERQGYFCRDRESTPGKLVFNRTVGLRDSWAKVSGGG comes from the coding sequence ATGACTGACGAATCGGTATCCGAGGCAGGCCGCGATTTCATCCGCGACATCGTCGCTGCGGACCTCGCCTCAGGAAAGTGCAAGAGCGTCGTGACCCGCTTCCCGCCGGAGCCGAACGGCTACCTGCATCTCGGCCACGCCAAATCGATCTGCCTCAATTTCGGCGTCGCCGAGGAGTTCGGCGGGCGCTGCCATCTGCGGTTCGACGACACCAACCCGACCAAGGAAGAGCAGGAATATATCGATGCCATCCAGCGCGACGTGCGCTGGCTCGGCTTCGACTGGGGTGAACATCTGCATTACGCCTCCGACTATTTCGAGCAGCTCTATGCCTGGGCCCAGTATCTGATCCGTGCCGGCAAGGCCTATGTGGACGACCAGTCCCAGGACGAGATCCGCGCCGCGCGCGGCACCCTGACCGAGCCCGGGCAGAACAGCCTGTTCCGCGACCGCTCGATCGATGAGAATCTCGACCTGTTCGCGCGCATGCGCGCCGGCGAGTTCCCGAACGGCGCCCGCGTCCTGCGCGCCAAGGTCGACATGGCCTCCGGCAACATCAACCTGCGCGATCCCGTGCTCTACCGCATCCTCCACGCGCATCATCCGCGTACCGGGACCGCCTGGAACATCTATCCGAGCTACGACTTTGCCCACGGCCAGTCCGACGCCATCGAGCACATCACCCATTCGATCTGCACGCTGGAATTCGAGGACCACCGGCCGCTCTACGACTGGTTCCTGGACAACCTGCCGGTGCCGTCGCGGCCGCGCCAGTACGAATTCGCCCGGCTCAATGTCACCCACACGCTGCTGTCCAAGCGCGTGCTGACCGAACTCGTCCGCGGCGGCCATGTCTCCGGCTGGGACGATCCGCGGATGCCGACACTGGCCGGCCTGCAGCGACGCGGCGTGCCGGCGCTGGCGCTGCGTGAATTCGTCAAGCGCATCGGCGTCGCCAAGGCGAACAGCACGGTCGACATCGGGATGTTCGATTTCGCCATCCGTGAGACGCTCAACAAGCTCGCGCCGCGCCGCATGGCCGTGCTGCGGCCGCTCAAGGTCGTGATCGAGAACTATCCGGAGGGGCAGACCGAAGAACTCGACGCCCACAACCATCCCGACGATGCCTCGCAGGGCACGCGGCGCATCCGCTTCGGGCGCGAGCTCTACATCGAGCGCGACGATTTCATGGAGAACCCGCCGAAGAAGTTCTTCCGCCTGTCGCCGGGGCGAGAGGTGCGGCTGCGCTACGGCTATTTCATCACCTGCCGCGAAGCGATCAAGAACGCCGCCGGCGAGGTCGTCGAACTGCGTTGCACCTATGATCCGGCGACCAAGGGCGGCAATGCCCCCGACGACCGCAAGGTCAAGGCGACGTTGCATTGGGTCGCGGCCGCCGATGCGGTGCCCGCCGAGGTGCGGATCTACAACCATCTGTTCGCGACGCCGCAGCCCGACGCCGCCAATTTCGCCGCGCAGATCAACCCGGAGTCGTTGGAGACACTGACCGGCTGCATGGTCGAACCGGCCCTGGCCGGCGACAAGGCTTCGGACGCGGTGCAGTTCGAGCGCCAGGGCTATTTCTGCCGCGATCGGGAATCGACGCCGGGCAAGCTGGTGTTCAACCGCACGGTGGGCCTGCGCGACAGCTGGGCCAAGGTGTCCGGCGGCGGTTGA
- a CDS encoding ComEC/Rec2 family competence protein, whose translation MSSGRVQSKPRVRVGTWPQPALPAALAPAGVGLVPQSAAMLRRWMAAEAGPGRLLPWLPVAFGSGIAGYFAADHEPVPFVAAAVAAGLVGLCIVLRRRPGFAALALAAAVAAGFACAALKTARLAHGVLARPVFAATVKGFVESREERERADRFVLRVAEIDVPRRELSLDRVRLSVRKGTAPAVGSFVEVKASLRPPLSPLRPGSYDFARDLYFQGIGATGFVTGQVRTVPAPGDGGWWLRYAAMLQTMRDAIDARIRAALTGDARAIATALLTGRRDALTTPVNDALFISGLGHVLSISGYHMAVVAGAVFFAVRALLALSPALVAGSPIKKWSAAVALVAAAFYLLLSGAEVATQRSFLMTGVVLIAVMADRRAITFRTLAIAAMIVLVLAPEALVHPSFQMSFAATLGLVALIAEGMPALFARSESSALARFALWGGREVTMLALASTIAGLATLPYAAFHFHRVTPYGLLANVAAMPVVSAVVMPAGLLGLLAMPFGFDGVFWRVMEAGIDWMIVVSQWVAALPGAVGRVAAFGAGPLALASFGIIVLGLFRTPLRLAGAVLLVMAAAWVWQTEQPDILVSADGRHVAVRGPEGRLRLMQSGKDAFLTKEWLAADADPRGAGDAAMTAGVSCDDAGCVAPLRDGGFVALSAQADAYADDCRRAVVMIARGQPPAGCQALVINQASLRSSGALALRRTAAGFARQAEKPAGRDRPWSPATPAEEGAAAGPAASGRPPDATPPEAALED comes from the coding sequence ATGTCGTCTGGCCGCGTTCAGTCCAAGCCTCGCGTTCGGGTCGGTACCTGGCCGCAGCCGGCATTGCCGGCGGCGCTCGCGCCGGCCGGCGTCGGGCTCGTGCCGCAATCGGCCGCGATGCTCCGGCGCTGGATGGCGGCGGAAGCCGGGCCGGGGCGGCTGCTGCCGTGGTTGCCGGTGGCCTTCGGCAGCGGCATCGCCGGCTATTTCGCCGCCGATCACGAGCCGGTGCCGTTCGTCGCCGCGGCGGTGGCCGCCGGCCTCGTCGGTCTTTGCATCGTCTTGCGCCGTCGCCCGGGCTTCGCTGCGCTGGCGCTGGCGGCAGCCGTTGCCGCCGGATTTGCCTGCGCCGCGCTCAAGACGGCGCGGCTCGCCCACGGCGTTCTGGCGAGGCCGGTATTCGCGGCGACGGTGAAGGGCTTCGTCGAGAGTCGCGAGGAGCGCGAGCGCGCCGATCGCTTCGTGCTGCGGGTCGCGGAGATCGACGTGCCCCGCCGCGAATTGTCCCTCGATCGCGTCCGTCTGTCGGTGAGGAAGGGCACGGCGCCGGCGGTCGGCAGCTTCGTCGAGGTCAAGGCGAGCTTGAGGCCGCCGCTCTCGCCGCTGCGGCCCGGCAGTTATGATTTCGCCCGCGACCTGTACTTCCAGGGCATCGGCGCCACCGGCTTCGTCACCGGCCAGGTCCGCACGGTGCCGGCGCCGGGCGACGGCGGCTGGTGGTTGCGCTATGCCGCCATGCTGCAGACCATGCGCGACGCCATCGATGCTCGGATCCGGGCGGCGCTCACCGGCGATGCCCGCGCGATCGCCACCGCGCTGCTGACCGGACGGCGGGACGCGCTGACGACCCCGGTCAATGATGCGCTGTTCATCTCAGGGCTGGGCCACGTCCTCTCGATCAGCGGCTATCACATGGCGGTCGTCGCCGGCGCGGTGTTCTTCGCGGTGCGGGCGCTGCTGGCGCTGTCGCCGGCGCTGGTGGCCGGTTCTCCGATCAAGAAATGGTCGGCGGCCGTCGCCCTGGTCGCGGCGGCCTTCTATCTGCTGCTCTCCGGCGCGGAAGTGGCGACCCAGCGCTCGTTCCTGATGACCGGCGTGGTGCTGATCGCGGTGATGGCCGACCGCCGCGCCATCACGTTCCGCACGCTGGCCATCGCCGCCATGATCGTTCTCGTCCTGGCGCCCGAGGCGCTGGTGCATCCGAGCTTCCAGATGTCGTTCGCGGCGACGCTCGGCCTCGTCGCGCTGATCGCTGAAGGCATGCCGGCGCTGTTCGCCCGCAGCGAGAGTTCGGCGCTGGCCCGTTTCGCGCTATGGGGCGGGCGCGAGGTGACGATGCTGGCCCTGGCCTCGACCATCGCCGGGCTCGCCACGCTGCCTTATGCGGCGTTTCACTTTCACCGCGTCACGCCCTATGGCCTGCTGGCCAATGTCGCGGCGATGCCGGTGGTGTCGGCGGTGGTGATGCCGGCCGGCCTGCTCGGGCTGCTCGCCATGCCGTTCGGTTTCGACGGCGTGTTCTGGCGGGTGATGGAGGCGGGCATCGACTGGATGATCGTGGTCTCGCAATGGGTGGCGGCGCTGCCCGGCGCGGTCGGTCGCGTGGCGGCGTTCGGCGCCGGCCCGCTGGCGCTGGCGAGCTTCGGCATCATCGTGCTCGGACTGTTCAGGACGCCGCTGCGGCTGGCCGGCGCGGTGCTGCTGGTGATGGCCGCGGCGTGGGTGTGGCAGACCGAGCAGCCTGATATCCTGGTGTCCGCCGATGGCCGCCACGTCGCCGTGCGCGGCCCCGAGGGGCGGCTGCGCTTGATGCAGTCCGGCAAGGACGCCTTTCTCACCAAGGAGTGGCTGGCGGCCGATGCCGATCCCCGCGGCGCCGGCGATGCGGCCATGACGGCAGGGGTGTCCTGCGACGACGCCGGCTGCGTGGCGCCGCTGCGCGACGGCGGCTTCGTCGCGCTCAGCGCCCAGGCCGATGCCTACGCCGACGATTGCCGTCGCGCCGTCGTGATGATCGCGCGCGGCCAGCCGCCTGCCGGCTGTCAGGCGCTGGTGATCAATCAGGCGTCGCTGCGAAGCTCCGGCGCGCTGGCGCTGCGGCGGACGGCGGCGGGATTTGCCCGGCAGGCGGAGAAGCCCGCCGGACGGGATCGGCCGTGGTCGCCGGCAACGCCGGCGGAGGAGGGGGCCGCCGCCGGGCCGGCGGCATCCGGCCGGCCGCCTGATGCGACCCCGCCCGAGGCGGCGCTCGAGGACTGA
- a CDS encoding GntR family transcriptional regulator has product MPRADTKRAAKARAKPPARSPAAAPGKDAGLPANLRDKAYRAFTRRLLSQQLKPGQFISQRELVEITGFPLGAIRELVPRLEAEGLIRTIPQRGMQIAQVDLSLIQQAFQFRLFIEREAIALFTAAAPDDVLAELRGAHERVLARASRGEIDADLIDEAQRTDWSFHDRIVDSLNNAIISNSYRVNSIKIRLIRQSQTRLARDLVVPVMQDHMAVLDALDARDADKAVAALTKHIESARLRALGL; this is encoded by the coding sequence ATGCCACGGGCCGACACCAAACGCGCGGCGAAGGCGCGGGCGAAGCCGCCGGCGAGATCCCCTGCCGCGGCGCCAGGCAAGGACGCCGGCCTGCCGGCCAATCTGCGCGACAAGGCCTATCGCGCCTTCACCCGCCGCCTGCTCAGCCAGCAGCTCAAGCCGGGGCAGTTCATCTCACAGCGGGAACTCGTCGAGATCACCGGCTTTCCGCTCGGCGCCATCCGCGAGCTGGTGCCGCGGCTGGAGGCCGAAGGCCTGATCCGGACCATTCCCCAGCGCGGCATGCAGATCGCGCAGGTCGATCTATCGCTGATCCAGCAGGCGTTCCAGTTCCGCCTGTTCATCGAGCGCGAAGCCATCGCGCTGTTCACCGCCGCGGCGCCGGACGACGTCCTGGCCGAACTGCGCGGCGCCCATGAACGCGTGCTCGCCCGCGCCAGCCGCGGCGAGATCGACGCCGACCTGATCGACGAGGCCCAGCGCACCGACTGGAGCTTTCACGATCGCATCGTCGATTCCCTCAACAACGCCATCATCTCCAACAGCTACCGCGTCAACTCGATCAAGATCCGCCTGATCCGGCAGTCGCAGACCCGCCTCGCCCGCGATCTCGTCGTGCCGGTGATGCAGGACCACATGGCGGTCCTCGATGCGCTGGACGCGCGCGATGCCGACAAGGCGGTGGCGGCGCTGACGAAGCATATCGAAAGCGCAAGGCTGCGCGCCCTGGGGCTGTGA
- a CDS encoding aldo/keto reductase — protein sequence MPNASVLPRRALGRTGLRVSAIGLGAAPLGDLYAHLDDAAAVGAVRCGLDHGINLIDTAPLYGHGLAEHRCGTALRAVRRDEVVVSTKVGRYMDPFHGRGDGSGYLGGMRHRAVIDYSFDGTMRAIEQSLLRLGTDRLDLLLIHDVDVWTHGEAAIEQRFGEAMTGAYVALERLRGEGVVAGIGIGVNEADMCVRFAQAGDFDVMLLAGRYSLLEQPALPEFLPLALRKGIGVLLGGVFNSGILATGAVPGAKYNYRDAPPEVLAKVARIERVCAAHGVALPVAAVQFALGHPAVASVVLGAQSAAEVERNIAAVRRAVPAALWRDLKAEGLLDQAAPVPEGV from the coding sequence ATGCCCAACGCATCGGTCCTGCCGCGTCGCGCGCTGGGGCGCACCGGCCTTCGCGTCTCGGCGATCGGACTGGGCGCCGCGCCGCTCGGCGATCTCTATGCCCATCTCGATGACGCGGCCGCCGTCGGCGCGGTCCGCTGCGGCCTCGATCACGGCATCAATCTGATCGACACCGCGCCGCTCTACGGCCACGGGCTCGCCGAACACCGCTGCGGCACGGCGCTGCGCGCCGTTCGCCGCGACGAGGTCGTGGTCAGCACCAAGGTCGGGCGCTACATGGATCCGTTCCACGGCCGGGGCGACGGCTCCGGCTACCTCGGCGGCATGCGCCATCGCGCCGTGATCGACTATTCGTTCGACGGCACCATGCGGGCCATCGAGCAGTCGCTGCTGCGGCTCGGCACCGATCGCCTCGATCTGCTGCTGATCCACGATGTCGACGTCTGGACCCACGGCGAGGCGGCGATCGAACAGCGCTTTGGCGAAGCCATGACCGGCGCCTATGTCGCCCTCGAGCGCCTGCGCGGCGAGGGCGTCGTCGCCGGTATCGGCATCGGCGTCAATGAAGCCGACATGTGCGTGCGCTTCGCGCAGGCGGGCGATTTCGACGTCATGCTGCTGGCGGGGCGCTACTCGCTGCTGGAGCAGCCGGCATTGCCGGAATTCCTGCCGCTGGCGCTGCGCAAGGGCATCGGCGTGCTGCTCGGCGGCGTGTTCAATTCCGGCATCCTGGCGACCGGCGCAGTGCCGGGCGCCAAATACAACTACCGCGACGCACCGCCCGAGGTGCTCGCCAAGGTGGCGCGGATCGAGCGGGTCTGCGCCGCCCATGGCGTGGCACTGCCGGTTGCGGCCGTGCAGTTCGCCCTCGGCCACCCCGCGGTCGCCAGCGTCGTGCTCGGCGCCCAGAGCGCGGCGGAAGTCGAGCGCAACATCGCGGCCGTGCGCCGCGCCGTCCCGGCGGCGCTGTGGCGCGACCTCAAGGCGGAGGGACTGCTCGATCAGGCGGCGCCGGTGCCTGAGGGAGTGTGA
- a CDS encoding amidohydrolase — protein MRIDAHHHVWQIARGDYGWRTPQLAPIYRDFGVEDLAPLLAAAGIGGTILVQAAPSEAETDFLLQVAAASETIRGVVGWTDFDAPDAAARIDELAEQPLLVGLRPMVQDLADDDWLLRPHLAAPLAAMARHGLVFDALVLPRHLPRLIRLCRRHPELAVVLDHCAKPPLKGGDLSSWRADIAELAQSPNVVCKISGLATEAAPGWTVADLRRAVDHVRDCYGAARLLWGSDWPVVNLAGDYALWFAAADALFADLADAERAAVFGGNAARVYLRRRGRGGSRR, from the coding sequence ATGCGGATCGATGCGCACCATCATGTCTGGCAGATCGCACGCGGCGATTATGGCTGGCGGACGCCGCAGCTCGCGCCGATCTACCGCGACTTCGGCGTCGAGGATCTCGCGCCCCTGCTCGCGGCGGCGGGCATCGGCGGCACGATCCTGGTCCAGGCCGCGCCGAGCGAGGCGGAGACCGATTTCCTGCTGCAGGTCGCAGCCGCGAGCGAGACGATCCGCGGCGTCGTCGGCTGGACCGATTTCGACGCGCCCGACGCCGCCGCGCGCATCGACGAACTGGCGGAGCAGCCGCTCCTCGTCGGACTGCGGCCGATGGTGCAGGACCTCGCCGACGACGACTGGCTGCTGCGCCCGCACCTCGCTGCACCGCTCGCGGCGATGGCGCGGCATGGTCTGGTGTTCGATGCCCTGGTGCTGCCGCGCCATCTGCCGCGCCTGATCCGGCTCTGCCGGCGTCATCCCGAACTCGCGGTGGTGCTCGATCACTGCGCCAAACCGCCGCTCAAGGGCGGCGATCTGTCGTCATGGCGCGCCGACATCGCCGAACTGGCGCAAAGTCCCAACGTCGTCTGCAAGATCTCGGGGCTTGCGACCGAAGCGGCGCCGGGGTGGACCGTGGCCGACCTGCGCCGCGCCGTCGATCATGTCCGCGACTGCTATGGTGCCGCGCGGCTGCTGTGGGGAAGCGACTGGCCGGTGGTCAATCTCGCCGGCGACTATGCGCTCTGGTTCGCTGCCGCCGATGCCCTGTTCGCCGACCTTGCCGACGCCGAGCGCGCCGCGGTGTTCGGCGGCAACGCCGCGCGCGTCTATCTGCGGCGGCGGGGACGTGGAGGTTCGCGGCGCTGA
- a CDS encoding DctP family TRAP transporter solute-binding subunit, with protein MDASRLTRRTALAAVAGGALSLRARPARAATVLRWATVLTASHPGVAMMDKVAADVREKTSGEIDIQTFPSGQLGSSRDVIEATSTGAIQMVDEGAAQFGQFVAPFSILEAPYIWKDPAHMRRALSAPLMDDMNAQLAGKRNMRVVGSTYYGTRHVTSGSRAVHNVGEMAGFKLRIPEVDTYRAMAEAWGARPTPLNFGELYLALSQGAVDGEENPLPTIHSSKFYEVQKFLVRTAHIMSPRLIAINEGTWKAIPDKHKEVLRASLARFGREQDEEIVRQETGLTNTFRDAGMTVIEPDLDSFRKPVLASLPAKFEAKWGRGLWDKVASA; from the coding sequence ATGGACGCATCGCGACTGACCCGTCGGACCGCGCTTGCCGCCGTTGCCGGCGGCGCCCTCAGCCTGCGCGCCCGTCCGGCCCGGGCGGCGACGGTGCTGCGCTGGGCCACCGTGCTGACCGCGAGCCATCCGGGCGTCGCGATGATGGACAAGGTCGCGGCGGACGTCCGCGAGAAGACCTCCGGCGAGATCGACATCCAGACTTTCCCCAGCGGCCAGCTCGGCTCGTCCCGCGACGTCATCGAGGCGACCTCGACCGGCGCCATCCAGATGGTCGACGAGGGCGCGGCCCAGTTCGGCCAGTTCGTCGCGCCGTTCTCGATCCTGGAAGCGCCCTATATCTGGAAGGACCCGGCGCACATGCGCCGCGCGCTGTCGGCGCCGCTGATGGACGACATGAACGCCCAGCTCGCCGGCAAGCGCAACATGCGCGTGGTCGGCTCGACCTATTACGGGACGCGCCACGTCACCTCGGGCTCGCGCGCCGTCCACAATGTCGGCGAGATGGCGGGATTCAAGCTGCGCATCCCCGAGGTCGACACCTATCGCGCCATGGCCGAAGCCTGGGGCGCCCGGCCGACGCCGCTCAATTTCGGCGAGCTCTATCTGGCGCTGAGCCAGGGCGCGGTCGACGGCGAGGAGAACCCGCTGCCGACCATCCATTCGAGCAAGTTCTACGAGGTGCAGAAATTCCTGGTCCGCACGGCTCACATCATGAGCCCGCGCCTGATCGCCATCAACGAGGGCACCTGGAAGGCGATTCCCGACAAGCACAAGGAGGTGCTGCGTGCGTCGCTGGCGCGCTTCGGCCGCGAGCAGGACGAGGAGATCGTGCGCCAGGAAACCGGGCTCACCAACACCTTCCGCGACGCCGGCATGACCGTGATCGAGCCGGACCTCGACAGCTTCCGCAAGCCCGTGCTCGCCAGCCTGCCGGCGAAGTTCGAGGCCAAATGGGGCAGGGGGCTGTGGGACAAGGTGGCCTCGGCGTAA
- a CDS encoding TRAP transporter small permease, producing the protein MATRLLDRAAQAFGCALLAALLVCVLLGIVTRGAGEPLIWTDEAARMLMVWLAATGWVLASRRHGHVRIRFFQNMLPKRAWRGAETVIQLAIVVLGLTVAWFAVQLVQKNADLEATSLPLSMAWLYAPMAPAGLLVALQAAVDAWRRPGGPALTTAVDVE; encoded by the coding sequence ATGGCAACCAGGCTGCTCGATCGCGCCGCCCAGGCGTTCGGCTGCGCACTGCTCGCGGCCCTTCTGGTCTGCGTGCTGCTCGGCATCGTCACCCGCGGCGCCGGCGAGCCTCTGATCTGGACCGACGAAGCCGCGCGCATGCTGATGGTCTGGCTGGCCGCGACCGGCTGGGTGTTGGCGAGCCGCAGGCATGGCCATGTCCGCATCCGCTTCTTCCAGAACATGCTGCCCAAGCGCGCCTGGCGCGGCGCCGAGACGGTGATCCAGCTCGCCATCGTCGTGCTCGGGCTGACGGTGGCGTGGTTCGCGGTGCAGCTGGTGCAGAAGAATGCCGATCTCGAGGCGACCTCGCTGCCGCTGTCCATGGCCTGGCTCTATGCGCCGATGGCGCCGGCCGGCCTCCTCGTCGCGCTCCAGGCGGCTGTCGATGCCTGGCGCCGGCCGGGCGGGCCGGCGCTGACGACCGCGGTGGACGTCGAATGA
- a CDS encoding TRAP transporter large permease, with amino-acid sequence MTTLMIEIGALWLLAILSGLPLFAAMGLAALAFVALSGLSPSIVPQKMVQAMNSFPIVAAPLFILMGNLLGAARITDRIVRFATAVMGSLRGGYAQASILSSLIFAGMAGSAVADAAGTGAVEIRAMKRAGYRPETAASITASAATIGAIVPPSLPIVIFGVTSDISVGRLFLAGCVPGLMMAASLMVMVAVIGRRQGFPKQRFPGWRELWLSLRDGIFALLTPVILLSGMFSGLFTPTEAAAVASTYALFLGLVVYRTLTPADLFRVAVETVETVGVVAVLVMAAGALGWCMSLSRIPQTVAPAMVASIGSPLMFLLICNVMLLVVGCFMETLAALLILIPILMPAAHSFGIPPVQFGIMMIFNLILGTIHPPIGVVLFITSRIAEISFETMSRAVLPWLVPLLVVLAMITLWPPLTTFLPDLVMPR; translated from the coding sequence ATGACGACGCTGATGATCGAGATCGGCGCGCTGTGGCTGCTGGCGATCCTGTCCGGCCTGCCGCTGTTCGCGGCGATGGGTCTCGCGGCGCTGGCCTTCGTCGCCCTGTCCGGCCTGTCGCCGAGCATCGTGCCGCAGAAGATGGTGCAGGCGATGAATTCCTTTCCCATCGTCGCCGCGCCGCTGTTCATCCTGATGGGCAACCTGCTTGGCGCCGCCCGCATCACCGACCGGATCGTGCGCTTCGCCACGGCGGTGATGGGATCGCTGCGCGGCGGCTACGCCCAGGCCAGCATCCTCTCCAGCCTGATCTTCGCCGGCATGGCCGGCTCGGCGGTGGCCGACGCCGCCGGCACCGGCGCGGTCGAGATCCGCGCCATGAAGCGCGCCGGCTACCGGCCGGAAACCGCCGCCTCGATCACCGCCTCGGCCGCGACCATCGGCGCCATCGTGCCGCCCAGCCTGCCGATCGTGATCTTCGGCGTGACCTCGGATATCTCGGTCGGCCGCCTGTTCCTTGCCGGCTGCGTGCCCGGCCTGATGATGGCGGCGTCGCTGATGGTGATGGTCGCCGTGATCGGCCGCCGCCAGGGCTTCCCCAAGCAGCGCTTCCCCGGCTGGCGCGAATTGTGGCTGTCGCTGCGCGACGGCATCTTCGCGCTGCTCACCCCGGTGATCCTGCTGTCGGGCATGTTCAGCGGCCTGTTCACCCCGACCGAGGCCGCGGCGGTGGCCAGCACCTATGCGCTGTTCCTCGGCCTCGTGGTGTATCGCACGCTCACCCCGGCCGACCTATTCCGCGTTGCGGTCGAGACCGTGGAGACGGTGGGTGTGGTCGCCGTGCTGGTGATGGCGGCCGGCGCGCTCGGCTGGTGCATGTCGCTGTCGCGCATTCCGCAGACGGTGGCGCCGGCGATGGTCGCCTCGATCGGCAGTCCGCTGATGTTCCTTCTGATCTGCAACGTGATGCTGCTCGTCGTCGGCTGCTTCATGGAGACGCTGGCGGCGCTCCTGATCCTGATTCCGATCCTGATGCCGGCGGCGCACAGCTTCGGCATTCCCCCGGTGCAGTTCGGCATCATGATGATCTTCAACCTGATCCTCGGCACCATCCACCCGCCGATCGGCGTCGTTCTGTTCATCACCTCGCGGATCGCCGAGATCTCGTTCGAGACCATGTCGCGCGCGGTGCTGCCATGGCTGGTGCCGCTCTTGGTGGTGCTGGCGATGATCACGCTGTGGCCGCCGCTGACGACCTTTCTGCCAGATCTCGTGATGCCGAGATGA
- a CDS encoding dihydrodipicolinate synthase family protein, with product MTDAIRGYWTAVPTPLTALGAVDNARLATHVRGLFAAGIDGVVLFGTTGEGTSFNVGERIATVEALLGAGIAPGRIGLGGGFAAITDSISLTRAALAAGLTQILLLPPYFYRDVDAAGIESAFAAILDAVADDRLRLTLYHIPQVAGVGVPPDVAAKLRARYGHVVAGVKDSSADFDQFRAFRAAAPQLAVTVGNEADIARAMAEGGAGTICGMANVAPALVKMMLDGPAKDTAKETAKETAKEIAMREAIALVSGRPFVPALKAILAAQTGDSAWAQVRPPLRAVADGAALKARLDAVLRSAGL from the coding sequence ATGACTGACGCCATTCGCGGCTACTGGACCGCCGTTCCGACGCCGCTGACCGCGCTGGGCGCGGTCGACAACGCGCGGCTCGCCACCCATGTCCGCGGCTTGTTCGCCGCCGGCATCGACGGCGTGGTGCTGTTCGGCACGACCGGCGAGGGGACCTCGTTCAATGTCGGCGAACGCATCGCCACCGTCGAGGCGCTGCTCGGCGCCGGCATCGCGCCGGGCCGCATCGGTCTCGGCGGCGGCTTTGCCGCGATCACCGACAGCATCAGCTTGACCCGCGCGGCGCTCGCCGCCGGCCTGACGCAGATTCTGCTGCTGCCGCCCTATTTCTACCGCGACGTCGATGCCGCGGGGATCGAGAGCGCCTTCGCCGCCATTCTCGACGCCGTCGCCGACGACCGGTTGCGGCTGACGCTCTATCACATTCCCCAGGTCGCGGGCGTCGGCGTGCCGCCGGACGTCGCCGCGAAGCTGCGGGCGCGCTACGGCCACGTCGTCGCCGGGGTGAAGGACAGCAGTGCCGATTTCGATCAGTTTCGCGCCTTCCGCGCCGCGGCGCCGCAGCTTGCGGTCACCGTCGGCAACGAGGCCGATATCGCCCGCGCCATGGCCGAGGGCGGCGCCGGTACGATCTGCGGCATGGCCAATGTCGCGCCGGCGCTGGTGAAGATGATGCTGGATGGTCCGGCCAAGGATACGGCCAAGGAAACCGCCAAGGAAACCGCCAAGGAAATCGCGATGCGCGAGGCGATCGCGCTGGTGAGCGGGCGGCCGTTCGTGCCGGCGCTCAAGGCGATCCTCGCTGCCCAGACCGGCGACAGCGCCTGGGCGCAGGTCCGCCCGCCGTTGCGGGCGGTAGCCGACGGCGCCGCCCTGAAGGCGCGGCTCGACGCGGTGCTGCGCTCGGCCGGCCTTTAG